TAAGTTTAAGCCTCGTTTGCTGACAAAAAGCAAGCTTATAAAGTATGCAGGAAGTCTTACATTTTACTTCTTCATATTGCAGGTGTTCCTGTGGAGACTTTCAGCTAAAGTTTGTGGACTCACTGGACTTGGGTCTAATAAGGGTAAGCTGCTAGTCTCTTTTGTGCTTTGTGTAGCACTGTCAATAATTTGCAAAGAACTCTTTGATAAGCATGCACAAAAGTACCTAAAGAATAAACTTCTAAAGAAATAGATGAATATATAAGTATATAGAGAAACGAAATTAAGGTAAAGAATGAAATCAAAATCAAATGGATTGTACTGCAAGTTAATAAAGAGGTTCATGGATTTTCTCATAGCGGCACTAAGCATAATAATCTTTAGCCCACTACTTATAATTCTTGCAATACTTGTAAGAGTAAAGCTTGGAGGGCCTGTAATATTTAAGCAGGAAAGACCTGGGCTAAATGGTAAGGTGTTTAAGCTATATAAGTTTAGAACCATGACTGATGCCAAAGATGAGAATGGGAATCTGCTTGATGACGAGTATAGACTGACTAGCTTTGGCAAGAAGCTTAGATCAACAAGCCTAGATGAACTACCTGAGCTTTACAATATACTAAAGGGCGATATGTCCATTGTTGGACCGAGGCCTCTATTAGTTAAATACCTGCCATTATATAATGATGAGCAAAAAAGAAGGCACGATGTAAGACCTGGGCTTACAGGGCTTGCACAGGTGTCAGGAAGAAATGCGATAACTTGGACTGAGAAGTTCAATAAGGATATCGAATATGTTGATAATGTCTCACTTGGACTAGATATATCAATATTTTTTAAAACCATATACTGCGTGCTTAAGAAAGAAGGAATAAACTCAGACTCAGCAGCAACTATGGAAGATTTTACAGGAAATAATTAGAGGATTGCCATGAAAGAAAAGATAATCCTAGTTGGAACAGGACAGCATTTTAATGTTGTTCTTTACAATTTAAGAGAGCAAGATAAATACGAGGTTGCTTGCGCAATCGACGGAAATCCAGAAAACAGAGGTAAGACCATAAACGGCGTCTACATAGATGAAATATATGAAGATCTCGATGCTCTCAAAGAAAAATACAATACAAATAAATTCTTCATCTCGTTCGGCAGTATGAAGTATAGAAGAGAGGTATATAACAGCTTCGTAGCAAAGGGTTGGGAGGCTGTGAACATAATACATCCAAATGCTGTAGTTGCACCAGATGCCAAGCTTGGCAAAGGCATACTAATAGAGTGTGGGTGCTTGATAACACCTAATCCTACAATCGGTGACAATGTTGTGGTAAATACGGGTTCACAGGTAAATCACGACAATGTCATTGAGGATCATGTCTACATTGCGTCTGGAGTAGTTCTTTCGGGAGGTGTCAGAATAAAATCGAATACACTTCTCGATGATGGTGTAATTGTAACACTCGGAAGAACCGTTGGTTCGGATTGCATTATTGGAGCTGGCGCTGTAATAACTAAAGACACTTCAGATAAGATAGTAGCTTATGGTAATCCAGCAAAAGAGATACGAGAAAATCTAAACATCGGAAAATAAGAGAGAAAAATGAAGATTAAAGAACTTCTAGAATATCTAAAAGAAAGTGGAGAGAGCTTCGAGTTCAATGGAGATGAAAACTGTGAGGTAGACGGTTTTTCATCGCTTAAGAACTACAAGGAAGGAACCTTCACCTGGATTAAAAAAATAGAATCAATTCCTAAGGGTATGGATATAGGCGGGTGCAAACTTGTTGTTACGCAAAATGGTG
The nucleotide sequence above comes from Eubacterium sulci ATCC 35585. Encoded proteins:
- a CDS encoding sugar transferase, which produces MKSKSNGLYCKLIKRFMDFLIAALSIIIFSPLLIILAILVRVKLGGPVIFKQERPGLNGKVFKLYKFRTMTDAKDENGNLLDDEYRLTSFGKKLRSTSLDELPELYNILKGDMSIVGPRPLLVKYLPLYNDEQKRRHDVRPGLTGLAQVSGRNAITWTEKFNKDIEYVDNVSLGLDISIFFKTIYCVLKKEGINSDSAATMEDFTGNN
- a CDS encoding pilin glycosylation protein; the protein is MKYRREVYNSFVAKGWEAVNIIHPNAVVAPDAKLGKGILIECGCLITPNPTIGDNVVVNTGSQVNHDNVIEDHVYIASGVVLSGGVRIKSNTLLDDGVIVTLGRTVGSDCIIGAGAVITKDTSDKIVAYGNPAKEIRENLNIGK